A stretch of Falco rusticolus isolate bFalRus1 chromosome 2, bFalRus1.pri, whole genome shotgun sequence DNA encodes these proteins:
- the XRRA1 gene encoding LOW QUALITY PROTEIN: X-ray radiation resistance-associated protein 1 (The sequence of the model RefSeq protein was modified relative to this genomic sequence to represent the inferred CDS: inserted 7 bases in 6 codons; substituted 1 base at 1 genomic stop codon) translates to LLLLFLTRWSVFFSTLAESFWKFPALRELELSLNGLRNLKSTAGDFLHLENLDLSYNNLSSQDIWTLGDLSQLRVLRLMANRLRSLPPDLAGSRDSPHLRFPPLEILSLDDNHLSDLSVFVSLSPLCSLREPNLDRNGISAGPCPHQAESRQFFLRSELDGFRAEWYKSLSSFWQPXRPPQQEGTEVPAELEVGKGQLXLRNARDPGRTEVAFNSGSQERPVDPRDGSQSVLKTAXAPSMHRDTCVPFPELKYLSLAFNKMVDETDLLPXAFFLCPKELTFHSNPFTTTRRKQPPLLTWLLQHNLGIKLVRQKNLAAERWHFSIPLKASHKVMSHLPKVTKQLLMLEAPAKTFLLPAVVEAARDAAPPSLAQPLTPISSVTPASSQQLVLGEGESDSRPPPGSAEEDAASLFMTQGYRRTLYILKHPLLYRGAKPQLDGVQTPYMPQGERGRMPSLPAXKAKAEVREAILVAMRNTLTITEVALASVLQKRKSSPRAYPXRRPMEEFQEVSEXPPGSRGGDGQASDEVQVVKALLVEAASKQACPRQLQLPGRRMAKKVPKG, encoded by the exons CTGTTACTGCTGTTCCTCACTCGCTGGAGCGTTTTCTTTTCCACCCTTGCAGAGTCATTTTGGAAGTTTCCAGCACTGCGGGAACTGGAACTTTCCTTGAATGGACTAAGAAATCTCAAAAGCACTGCTGGAGACTTCCTGCATTTGGAA aaTCTGGATCTCTCCTACAATAACTTGTCCTCCCAGGACATTTGGACATTGGGAGATTTGTCCCAGCTCAGAGTCCTTCGCTTGATGGCCAACAGGCTTCGGTCCCTTCCTCCGGACCTGGCAGGCTCGAGGGA CTCTCCTCATTTAAGGTTTCCACCTCTGGAGATCTTGTCACTGGATGACAATCATCTGTCAGACCTGAGTGTCTTTGTGAGCCTGTCTCCTCTTTG TAGCCTGAGGGAGCCGAATCTGGACAGGAACGGGATTTCAGCTGGCCCCTGCCCGCACCAAGCAGAGAGCAGGCAGTTCTTCCTCCGCTCGGAGCTGGACGGCTTCAGGGCAGAGTGGTACAAGTCCTTGAGCAGCTTCTGGCAGC TCCGGCCACCGCAGCAGGAGGGCACGGaggtgccagcagagctggaagtggGGAAAGGACAGT TGCTGCGGAATGCCAGGGATCCAGGCAGGACGG aGGTTGCTTTTAATTCTGGCTCTCAGGAACGCCCG GTTGATCCCAGGGATGGAAGTCAATCTGTCTTGAAGACTGC GGCTCCTTCCATGCACAGGGACACTTGTGTTCCCTTTCCTGAACTGAAGTATCTCAGCCTGGCCTTCAACAAG ATGGTGGATGAGACAGATCTCCTAC TGGCTTTCTTCCTGTGCCCGAAGGAGCTGACATTCCACAGCAACCCTTTTACCACCACCCGA CGCA AACAGCCACCTCTGCTGACCTGGCTCCTCCAGCACAATCTGGGGATTAAACTTGTCCGACAGAAGAACCTAGCAGCAGAGAGGTGGCACTTCTCCATCCCTCTCAAAGCCAGCCACAAG GTCATGTCGCATCTTCCCAAAGtcacaaagcagctgctgatgctggaAGCTCCTGCCAAGAcctttctgctcccagctgtggtGGAGGCTGCGAGAGATGCTGCACCTCCGAGTCTGGCCCAGCCACTGACCCCCATCAGCTCTgtgaccccagccagcagccagcagctagtgctgggggaaggggaaagcgACTCCAGGCCTCCTCCTGGCTCAGCCGAGGAAGATGCTGCATCCCTCTTCATGACGCAG GGATACAGAAGAACACTGTACATCTTGAAACACCCCCTGCTTTACCGGGGTGCCAAGCCACAACTGGATGGTGTGCAAACGCCCTACATGCCTCAGGGAGAG CGTGGGAGGatgcccagccttcctgcctgaaaggcaaaagcagaggTCCGGGAAGCAATCCTCGTGGCCATGAGAAACACCTTGACCATTACTGAAGTCGCCTTGG cctctgttttgcaaaagaGGAAATCCAGCCCCAGGGCATACC AACGGAGGCCGATGGAGGAATTCCAGGAGGTGTCCG ATCCTCCTGGAAGCAGGGGAGGAGATGGCCAAGCATCAGATGAGGTGCAGGTGGTAAAAGCCCTTCTTGTAGAGGCAGCATCCAAGCAGGCGTGCCCcagacagctgcagctgccagggaggAGAATGGCCAAGAAGGTGCCCAAAGGTTAG
- the RNF169 gene encoding E3 ubiquitin-protein ligase RNF169 → MDVGKKKMEEQQKKDESLVLKVNQECFPERLSDSENEEPFQGKQTHRSAFVSKTSAYSFAFLSGNLTAKVERSRSCNDTFQERSKSRQRSAPANKTKVPPITSTSTPLVGVLSSTQNNRCLSAPDLTAEKRLVLNPVSSLSALHKPERSISPESNDSISEELNHFKPIVCSPCTPPKRLPDGRVLSPLIIKSTPRNLNRSLQKPTTYEASPRILKKWEQIFQERQIKKTLSKATLTSLASEPGEDVVVSDTTNSSTCTKEQPQVQDDHLPPDTTGEPHPELDFFPSISETKLGKANEKNRDSQPLTTDDTAAEPDARSNVTSLNARVAEVPDLKVNAFMDKSCLSLGPKMLSRRLMGVSASLPDNSTLGIPVKTSGKKQLKCLNNSELINVQNSTCNSVENIIGEQPPSLRRGRKRRCKTKHLEHNGSVKRLRHTAGEVGLPPEDCLVREMEQKLQQEEEDRRLALHLQRIFDSENRTVDRRKVRVDRYLLRSKSTLGAK, encoded by the exons TTTCCTGAACGGCTCTCGGATTCAGAGAACGAAGAACCATTCCAGGGCAAGCAAACACATCGGTCAGCTTTTGTTTCCAAGACCAGTGCCTactcctttgctttcctttcagg GAACCTAACCGCCAAGGTGGAAAGGAGTCGGAGCTGCAACGACACCTTTCAGGAGAGATCAAAGAGCAGGCAGAGATCAGCCCCAGCCAACAAAACGAAG GTGCCACCCATCACCAGCACGTCGACGCCACTGGTTGGAGTTTTGTCATCCACCCAAAACAACCGCTGCCTCTCTGCCCCAGACCTGACGGCAGAGAAGCGCCTGGTTCTCAACCCCGTTTCGTCCCTCTCTGCCCTGCACAAGCCAGAGCGATCCATCAGCCCCGAGAGCAACGACAGCATTTCAGAAGAGCTCAACCACTTCAAGCCTATCGTCTGCTCCCCGTGTACTCCTCCGAAGAGGCTTCCTGACGGCAGAGTCCTGAGCCCTCTCATTATCAAGTCGACTCCGAGAAACCTGAACCGGAGCCTGCAGAAGCCAACCACCTACGAGGCCAGTCCtagaatactgaaaaaatggGAGCAGATATTTCAGGAGCGCCAGATCAAAAAGACTCTTTCTAAAGCTACCCTTACGTCCTTGGCTTCAGAGCCCGGGGAAGACGTCGTAGTTTCTGACACGACCAACTCCAGCACTTGCACTAAAGAGCAGCCGCAAGTGCAGGATGATCACCTTCCACCTGACACGACAGGAGAGCCTCACCCCGAGCTGGATTTCTTCCCTTCCATCAGTGAAACGAAGCTgggaaaagcaaatgagaagaACAGAGATTCACAGCCCTTAACAACAGACGACACCGCTGCTGAACCAGATGCACGATCAAATGTAACCTCCCTAAATGCACGGGTGGCCGAAGTCCCTGACCTAAAAGTGAACGCGTTCATGGACAAATCCTGTCTTAGTCTTGGCCCGAAAATGCTAAGCAGAAGACTTATGGGTGTCAGCGCATCCCTGCCTGACAACAGCACACTAGGAATTCCCGTTAAGACATcagggaaaaagcagctgaaatgccTGAACAACAGCGAATTGATCAACGTACAGAACAGCACCTGCAATTCCGTTGAGAACATCATCGGGGAACAGCCCCCGTCGCTGAGACGGGGCCGGAAGAGACGCTGCAAAACGAAGCACTTGGAGCACAATGGCTCTGTCAAAAGACTGAGGCACACGGCGGGGGAGGTGGGCTTGCCTCCGGAGGATTGCTTGGTGCGGGAGATGGAGCAGAAGCTCcagcaagaggaggaggacaggagGCTGGCCCTGCATCTGCAGCGGATTTTTGACAGCGAGAACAGGACAGTGGATAGGCGGAAAGTCAGAGTCGATCGGTATCTGCTGCGGTCGAAGAGCACTCTGGGTGCTAAGTAG